From one Drosophila subpulchrella strain 33 F10 #4 breed RU33 chromosome 3L, RU_Dsub_v1.1 Primary Assembly, whole genome shotgun sequence genomic stretch:
- the LOC119554388 gene encoding histone-lysine N-methyltransferase 2D: protein MFMQSAVSQGQRDTQKRLDPGVKKTRRWIMGLILGYTIMSLMVVKVASAATLYQQHQQQHLQQQSPNDIESSADEPSTEEPEHSEGDTDIEKMRAKLQQLQHEQQQQYLRQQQHQLQLHLQQMQATQGAGVGAGGGETAYLLERADSNIAPIYGTWRTKAQRQQHAISSHEPDDAHVYERLPKRSATMTPLRGLGLMRDQMPRPPRLTTQDMQMSLGSPTPPPAPTKGLLRRQYSETPGSRAQRAGQEDQFKPKPFHFPYEGPMPEQFTKGADGRPELNNIQDILQHLHIGGLTPSKLPPMVMMPTGLHIAGSFKNLKSSGIGNFFRGKRNKKQMQFSIPMPMFPMAMPMPMQWYNPGVMPHQRVAIDQLYPYKPRSPQDVNLLAMQSLGNGKPLSKKKKKKQQQQLQQQQQQQLLEHGSQQHFVADPFVQHFAPPVLTLNATRQPQLKRVPFKVNLDIYPVLPPSRPASVMRHPFQQDYALPSPAALTGTTAAAFHMGHGIYQTPFKFPTQQPVVFPDQSTRYSQQQALYQAQAHKYPPPKSVLGDEPIYGQSPGHGQGQGQGQGQGHVESQTNPIMLHLNVFPKQKPTATIRASTNPFYNHNMQRNTINSNDLPPPNPPSPIEPRQTVNHNGTHSQQHHQLQQQQHHPSLNQTTQQQHQTIQQIHQHQSQAGNRSSTISRSDHLPLIDFEHPIVAAELPDPASLTSIRQDLRYRKTPIDEHYRYQKSANIEQLAAEAQTASLFRFPVEDLIQFQVDDAL from the exons ATGTTCATGCAGTCGGCAGTCAGTCAAGGACAACGAGACACTCAAAAGCGACTGGATCCAGGCGTTAAGAAAACCAGGCGGTGGATTATGGGCCTTATCCTGGGGtacacaatt ATGTCTCTCATGGTAGTGAAGGTCGCCTCCGCAGCAACTCTATatcagcaacaccagcagcaacatctgcAGCAGCAATCCCCCAACGACATTGAGTCCTCGGCAGACGAACCATCCACCGAGGAGCCGGAACACTCGGAGGGCGACACCGACATCGAGAAGATGCGGGCCAAGTTGCAGCAACTGCAGCacgagcagcagcaacagtatctgcgccagcagcaacaccagttGCAGCTGCATTTGCAGCAGATGCAGGCGACGCAGGGAGCTGGAGTTGGTGCCGGGGGAGGGGAAACCGCCTACTTATTGGAGCGTGCCGACAGCAACATCGCACCCATCTATGGGACGTGGCGCACGAAAGCGCAACGGCAGCAACACGCAATATCGTCGCACGAACCGGACGACGCCCATGTTTACGAGCGTCTGCCTAAGCGATCGGCGACCATGACGCCTCTAAGGGGGCTGGGGCTGATGCGTGATCAGATGCCACGTCCACCGCGTCTCACCACCCAGGACATGCAGATGTCCTTGGGGTCGCCCACGCCGCCGCCGGCGCCCACAAAGGGTTTACTGCGACGTCAGTACTCGGAGACACCGGGATCGCGAGCCCAACGGGCTGGTCAAGAGGATCAATTCAAGCCCAAACCCTTTCACTTTCCCTACGAAGGGCCCATGCCTGAGCAGTTCACCAAGGGTGCTGACGGTCGTCCCGAGCTGAACAACATTCAGGACATCCTGCAACACTTGCACATTGGGGGTTTAACTCCCAGTAAACTCCCACCCATGGTGATGATGCCCACTGGCCTTCACATAGCTGGCAGTTTCAAGAACCTCAAGTCCAGCGGCATAGGGAACTTCTTCCGGGGCAAGCGCAACAAGAAGCAGATGCAGTTCAGCATTCCCATGCCCATGTTTCCCATGGCCATGCCCATGCCCATGCAGTGGTACAATCCCGGAGTGATGCCCCACCAAAGGGTGGCCATCGATCAGCTGTATCCTTATAAGCCAAGATCACCACAGGATGTCAATCTGCTGGCCATGCAGTCGCTGGGAAATGGAAAACCCCTTtccaaaaagaagaaaaagaagcagcaacagcaattgcaacagcagcagcagcaacaattaCTGGAGCATGGCAGCCAGCAGCACTTTGTGGCCGATCCCTTCGTGCAGCACTTTGCACCACCTGTGCTCACCCTGAATGCCACCAGGCAGCCGCAGCTGAAGAGGGTTCCGTTCAAGGTCAATCTGGATATATATCCCGTGCTGCCGCCTTCGCGACCCGCCTCCGTGATGCGACATCCCTTCCAGCAGGACTACGCCCTGCCCTCGCCGGCTGCGTTGACGGGCACTACAGCAGCCGCCTTCCACATGGGTCATGGCATCTATCAGACGCCCTTCAAGTTCCCCACCCAACAACCCGTGGTCTTCCCCGATCAGTCCACCAGATATAGTCAGCAACAGGCTTTATATCAGGCACAGGCCCACAAGTATCCGCCTCCGAAGAGCGTGCTTGGTGATGAACCCATCTATGGTCAGAGTCCTGGACATGGTCAGGGTCAGGGGCAGGGTCAGGGTCAGGGTCATGTGGAGAGCCAAACGAATCCCATTATGCTGCACCTAAATGTGTTTCCCAAGCAAAAGCCCACTGCCACGATTCGTGCCTCCACCAATCCCTTCTACAACCACAACATGCAACGCAACACGATTAACTCGAACGATCTGCCACCACCCAACCCGCCCAGTCCCATAGAACCAAGACAGACAGTCAATCACAATGGCACCCACTCGCAGCAACATCATCAgctgcagcaacagcagcaccaCCCATCGCTCAATCAAACgacacagcagcaacatcaaacGATACAGCAGATACATCAGCATCAATCCCAAGCCGGCAATCGCTCTAGTACCATTTCCCGCAGCGATCACCTTCCACTGATCGACTTTGAGCATCCCATTGTGGCGGCAGAACTTCCAGATCCTGCCTCCTTGACCAGCATTCGGCAGGATCTTCGCTACAGGAAAACGCCCATTGATGAGCACTATCGCTACCAAAAGAGCGCCAACATCGAGCAATTGGCTGCCGAGGCCCAGACAGCCTCGCTCTTTCGATTTCCCGTCGAGGATCTGATACAGTTCCAGGTGGACGATGCTCTCTAA
- the LOC119554737 gene encoding proline-rich extensin-like protein EPR1 — protein sequence MRSALFVLALCALAVASASAESHERKTRAAEGYFYPPPEVPFDLPVRTTQPPTRPPTRPPTRPPTKPPTLPPYKPPATYLPPTNKPLPPVTVRTTVRTTPRPTLPPTRPPTRPPTTYLPPPTVRTTRPTPPPTRPPTYPPTTRRLTTPAPTYLPPTNKPLPPVTVRTTIRTTPRPTLPPTKPPTRPPTTYLPPVVRTTRATPPPTRPPTRPPPTYLPPTNKPLPPVTTRRPTPPPTRPPPPPTRASTPAPTYLPPTNKPLPPVTVRTTRPPPPPTRPPTKPPTRPPTRPPTTYLPPPTVRTTRPPPSPTRPPTYPPTTRRLTTPAPTYLPPTNKPLPPVTVRTTIRTTPRPTLPPTRPPTRPPTTYLPPPTVRTTRATPPPTRPPTYPPTTRRLTTPAPTYLPPTNKPLPPVTVRTTIRTTPRPTLPPTRPPTRPPTTYLPPPTVRTTRATPPPTRPPTRPPTRPPTRPPTPPPTYLPPTNKPLPPVTVRTTRPPPPPTRPPTRASTPAPTYLPPTNKPLPPVTVRTTRPPPPPTRPPTRPPTRPPTTYLPPPTVRTTRATPPPTRPPTYPPTTRRLTTPAPTYLPPTNKPLPPVTVRTTIRTTPRPTLPPTRPPTRPPTRPPTTYLPPPTVRTTRPPPPPTRPPTYPPTTRRLTTPAPTYLPPTNKPLPPVTVRTTRAPPPPTRPPTRPPTRPPTPPPTYLPPVTVRTTRPPPPPTRPPTRPPTRPPTPPPTYLPPVTVRTTRPPPPPTRKTTVYVPPPTVRTTVYVPPPTQRTTVYVPPAPTKHQGYQYPVPSIPFNF from the exons ATG AGAAGTGCACTGTTCGTCTTGGCGCTTTGCGCTTTGGCGGTGGCCTCCGCGTCGGCCGAAAGCCATGAG CGCAAGACTCGTGCCGCCGAGGGATACTTCTACCCCCCACCCGAGGTGCCGTTCGATCTGCCCGTGCGCACCACCCAGCCCCCCACGAGGCCGCCAACGCGCCCACCCACCAGGCCTCCCACTAAGCCACCCACTCTGCCGCCCTACAAGCCACCGGCAACTTACCTGCCGCCCACCAACAAGCCACTGCCGCCAGTGACCGTGCGCACCACCGTCAGGACCACTCCTCGGCCAACTCTGCCACCCACTAGGCCACCAACCCGGCCACCGACCACCTACCTGCCACCCCCAACTGTGCGCACCACTCGCCCTACGCCACCACCCACTCGTCCACCAACTTACCCACCCACCACTCGTCGCTTGACGACCCCCGCTCCCACCTACTTGCCGCCTACCAACAAGCCACTGCCACCAGTGACCGTGCGCACCACCATCAGGACTACTCCTCGTCCAACTCTGCCACCTACTAAGCCACCAACTCGTCCACCAACCACCTACCTGCCACCCGTGGTCCGCACCACCCGTGCTACGCCACCACCAACTCGTCCACCGACTCGTCCTCCACCAACCTATCTGCCGCCCACCAACAAGCCGCTGCCACCAGTGACCACCCGTCGCCCGACGCCACCACCAACTaggccaccaccaccaccgacCCGTGCGTCGACTCCGGCTCCGACTTACTTGCCGCCCACCAACAAGCCACTGCCACCAGTGACCGTGCGCACCACCcgcccaccaccaccacccactcgTCCACCAACCAAGCCCCCAACCAGGCCCCCAACTAGGCCACCAACCACCTACCTGCCACCCCCAACTGTGCGCACCACTCGCCCTCCTCCATCACCCACCCGTCCACCAACCTACCCACCCACCACTCGTCGTCTGACGACCCCCGCCCCCACTTACCTGCCACCCACCAACAAGCCACTGCCCCCAGTGACCGTTCGCACCACCATCCGCACCACTCCTCGCCCCACTCTGCCTCCTACGAGGCCCCCAACTAGGCCACCAACCACCTACCTGCCTCCCCCAACTGTGCGCACCACTCGTGCCACCCCACCACCCACTCGTCCCCCAACTTACCCACCAACCACTCGTCGTCTGACGACCCCCGCTCCCACTTACTTGCCACCCACCAACAAGCCACTGCCCCCAGTGACCGTGCGCACCACCATCAGGACTACCCCTCGTCCAACTCTGCCCCCCACTAGGCCCCCAACCAGGCCACCGACCACCTACTTGCCTCCCCCAACTGTTCGCACCACCCGTGCCACCCCACCACCAACTCGTCCACCAACTCGTCCCCCAACTCGTCCCCCAACTCGCCCACCAACCCCGCCACCAACCTACCTGCCGCCCACCAACAAGCCACTGCCCCCAGTGACCGTGCGCACCACCCGTCCTCCTCCACCACCCACTCGCCCACCTACCCGTGCATCCACTCCTGCTCCCACTTACCTGCCACCCACCAACAAGCCACTGCCCCCAGTGACGGTGCGCACCACCCGCCCACCTCCTCCACCCACTCGTCCCCCAACTAGGCCCCCAACCAGGCCACCAACCACCTACTTGCCTCCCCCAACTGTTCGCACCACCCGTGCCACCCCACCACCAACTCGTCCCCCAACTTACCCCCCGACTACTCGTCGTTTGACCACCCCCGCACCTACTTACTTGCCACCCACCAACAAGCCACTGCCCCCAGTGACCGTACGCACCACCATCCGCACCACTCCCCGCCCTACTCTGCCTCCCACGAGGCCCCCAACTAGGCCACCAACCAGGCCACCAACCACCTACCTGCCACCCCCAACTGTGCGCACCACCCGTCCTCCTCCACCACCCACCCGTCCCCCAACCTACCCACCCACCACCCGTCGCCTGACGACCCCCGCTCCCACTTATCTGCCACCCACCAACAAGCCACTGCCCCCAGTGACCGTGCGCACCACCCGTGCTCCTCCACCACCAACTCGTCCCCCAACCCGTCCCCCCACTCGTCCACCAACCCCACCACCAACCTATCTGCCACCCGTAACGGTGCGCACCACCCGCCCTCCTCCACCACCCACTCGCCCACCAACCCGTCCCCCCACTCGCCCACCAACCCCACCACCCACCTACCTGCCACCCGTCACCGTCCGCACCACCCGTCCTCCTCCACCACCCACCCGCAAGACCACCGTCTACGTGCCACCGCCGACCGTGCGCACTACCGTGTACGTGCCACCCCCGACTCAGCGCACCACAGTCTACGTCCCACCCGCACCCACCAAGCACCAGGGCTACCAGTACCCCGTGCCCAGCATCCCCTTCAACTTCTAG
- the LOC119555294 gene encoding sodium-dependent nutrient amino acid transporter 1 isoform X2: protein MQENDKFFDTKQYKVCPKMEIPTTKYLADYLYVVHEDVPFRYYRKTKCSVFRGLVLCLCLNLSYANVVRFPRELDRYGSAYLVPYVALLFLVGLPMILLEISVGQFLGQGAAHTWRASPIFKGACIISRFASWLSAIWVSLQAVLALAYIGMFASNDLPFRECSGPVKLRMSGYLLTGTSGQECLQQTFLTPFWRNPLYFGLLAAGLIGLWIVVMLCTHNAKILRRSVFVYGLVGLVLLCTLTGWEVRNSFSRHYFPELWSFDGTLLAESNIWFNALMQVLFSVNCGFGALPMVTGKFLYKGDAVRTSVVYLCFNLLINAIAVTLFMVQFDLSANGYQNMEELKPLTAIYDRVLNGSREGDSHVLQHLVPSLIYLLIILSSMVSITVAVYTSTRLVPRRPNYVICLIGLVVAVISFAAPKFLIARVLDSRLVGTMVITALVFELIAITWIYGAKNIYTDLEFSIGRPIFRIWMWLWVICPAILTGILVWWCADDDQYDLLAEYLPRWAPILFVLAVIVIIACVQIFRQVEYNFFGMICEASKPAKEWGPADPLARHSWKQWRSVCQDTGRRDFTLRRRGTRDYTHSIKKGQYSSATKYGAQNGGQTQTPMHQQHWKSSTPGNSSPNYSGSMFGDSAIEEDISVDKFPGITQQQYVPFQASDATKPTRYSQRMRQTAQPQTQTQMRLPRESVEKHREVVYIRRLSDGGSGSHSTRIEISPSNESITYGNGKSNNNSTLAMSRNPLGRSTGCLAAPAQQPPPPSVHVKRSASSVVNVNSHKLPPPATAGGAADHICWRKFNVNPEEYSTEL from the exons atgcAAGAAAATGACAAGTTCTTTGACACCAAACAATACAAAGTCTGTCCCAAGATGGAGATACCAACGACAAAGTATTTAGCCGACTATCTGTATGTTGTGCACGAGGATGTACCCTTCCGATACTATCGAAAA ACGAAATGCTCGGTGTTCCGTGGCCTCGTGCTCTGCTTGTGCCTGAACCTGAGCTACGCGAACGTGGTCCGCTTCCCACGCGAGTTGGACCGCTACGGGTCGGCGTACCTGGTGCCGTATGTGGCGCTGCTCTTTCTAGTCGGCCTGCCCATGATTCTGCTCGAGATCTCCGTGGGCCAGTTCTTGGGCCAGGGGGCGGCGCACACCTGGCGCGCCTCGCCCATATTCAAAG GAGCCTGCATCATCAGTCGATTCGCCTCGTGGCTTTCGGCCATTTGGGTGTCCTTGCAGGCCGTGCTGGCACTGGCCTACATCGGAATGTTCGCCTCCAACGACCTGCCATTCCGGGAGTGCTCCGGACCCGTGAAGCTGCGAATG AGTGGCTATCTCCTGACGGGAACCAGTGGACAGGAGTGCCTGCAGCAGACCTTTCTCACTCCCTTCTGGCGAAATCCTTTGTATTTTGGTCTCCTGGCAGCGGGATTAATAGGTCTCTGGATAGTGGTAATGCTGTG CACCCATAATGCCAAGATCCTGAGAAGAAGCGTCTTCGTCTATGGACTGGTTGGTCTGGTCCTCCTTTGCACCCTCACCGGTTGGGAGGTGCGCAACTCTTTCAGTCGTCACTATTTCCCGGAGCTCTGGAGCTTCGATGGCACTTTGCTGGCCGAGAGCAACATCTGGTTCAATGCCCTGATGCAGGTCCTCTTCTCGGTGAACTGTGGCTTTGGAGCCCTGCCCATGGTCACGGGGAAGTTCCTCTATAAAGGCGACGCCGTGAGAACTTCGGTGGTTTACCTCTGCTTCAACCTGCTGATCAACGCCATTGCCGTGACCCTGTTCATGGTCCAGTTTGATCTGTCGGCCAATGGCTATCAGAATATGGAGGAGCTGAAACCGCTGACAGCCATCTATGATAGGGTATTGAATGGCTCAAGGGAGGGCGATAGCCATGTGCTGCAGCACCTGGTTCCATCGCTGATCTACCTGCTGATCATCCTCTCATCCATGGTCTCCATCACGGTGGCCGTGTACACCTCCACACGCCTCGTGCCACGAAGGCCCAACTATGTGATCTGCCTGATTGGACTGGTGGTGGCGGTCATATCATTTGCGGCGCCCAAGTTCCTCATCGCCCGCGTGCTGGACTCGCGTCTGGTGGGCACCATGGTGATCACTGCGTTGGTATTCGAGCTGATTGCCATAACTTGGATCTACGGAGCCAAGAACATCTACACCGATCTGGAGTTCTCGATCGGACGTCCCATCTTTCGGATCTGGATGTGGCTGTGGGTCATCTGTCCGGCCATCCTAACGGGCATCCTGGTCTGGTGGTGCGCAGACGATGATCAGTACGATCTGCTGGCCGAGTATctcccacgttgggcgccaattcttTTTGTGCTGGCCGTGATTGTGATTATAGCCTGCGTCCAGATCTTCCGTCAGGTGGAGTACAATTTCTTTGGCATGATCTGCGAGGCCTCCAAGCCGGCCAAGGAGTGGGGTCCGGCGGATCCCTTGGCCCGTCACTCCTGGAAGCAGTGGCGTTCGGTGTGCCAGGATACGGGACGCAGGGATTTCACCCTAAGAAGAAGGGGTACCCGTGACTATACACATTCCATAAAGAAGGGTCAGTACTCGAGTGCCACGAAGTATGGTGCACAGAATGGTGGACAGACCCAGACGCCCATGCATCAGCAGCACTGGAAGTCCTCCACACCGGGAAATAGTTCACCCAACTACAGTGGATCCATGTTTGGGGACTCAGCCATCGAGGAGGATATTAGTGTGGATAAGTTTCCCGGCATAACGCAACAGCAGTATGTGCCCTTCCAGGCAAGTGATGCCACGAAACCCACGAGGTATTCCCAGCGGATGAGGCAGACTGCCCAGCCGCAGACTCAAACTCAGATGCGATTGCCAAGGGAATCCGTGGAGAAGCATCGCGAGGTGGTCTACATACGTCGCCTTTCCGACGGAGGAAGTGGATCTCACTCCACAAGGATAGAGATATCACCCTCCAACGAATCCATTACCTATGGTAATGGGAAGAGCAACAATAACTCCACCTTGGCCATGTCCCGCAATCCACTGGGCCGCTCCACAGGATGTCTGGCCGCTCCTGCCCAGCAACCACCGCCTCCAAGTGTCCATGTGAAGCGGTCGGCCAGCTCGGTGGTCAATGTCAACTCCCACAAACTACCACCACCCGCGACCGCCGGTGGAGCGGCAGATCACATTTGTTGGCGGAAGTTCAACGTGAATCCGGAAGAGTATTCCACGGAGCTGTGA